The Onychomys torridus chromosome 2, mOncTor1.1, whole genome shotgun sequence sequence ATAGTTGTGGGCTGCTCTGGAAAAGCCCGTAGAGACagatgggggtagggggtggggtgccaaagggaagggaggagagaagccaGTTAGGCAAACTAGGCTTTGCTTGGTAGCAGCCACTGTCCTGTGGCAACTGCCGCTTGAGGCTCAGAGATGTTCAGTGtgtttgtgtagaccaggctgccctggaactcactctgtagaccaggctgccctggaactcagagatcagcctcccaagtgccatctggctttttttttttaagacattcaGACTTTTATTAGGGACATTCTGGTCAGGTTCTTCAGATTGGACTATCATTGTACTAAGCAAGGTCTACCCAGTTACAGGAGTCAGTCTGGTCGAAGTCTCAGCCTCAGTTTTTCAGCTGAAAAGCTGTGGGACTCTGGCTGTAAAAACCTAGACTAGGATGTGCCTCAAGCAGTAGTGTGCTTGCTTAGCACACACATGAAGCTGGGTGTGATCccacataaaaccaggtgtggtgacacctacctgtaaacccagcacctaggagatagaggcaggaattCTCACTATATAGAAATTTCACagccatctcaaaacaacaacaaaacaagtgaGGTCTTGgctaggtgtgatggtgcacacctttaatcccagcattcaggaagcagaggcaggcagctttcTGAGTTGCagaccaacctggtttacagagcattttctaggacaaccaggactacatagaccctgtttcaaaaaaacaaacaaaaaaaaaaaaaaaagaaagaaaagaaaaggatccTCGGGTGAAGGAGCCAGTGCTAATGGTCATTGTGTAGGGAGCCTTGCTATAATTATGATTTTTGACCATACACTaaatgtgccaccatgaccaacCAGGCCACACCCTACAACTACCCAGTTCCCGTTCAAGATGATGGGAACATACCCAGTGTGCCCAGCCACCCTCGGGGTACAAGTCTGGATTGGCTGAAGAACCTGTGAATGCTCCCATTGATGGGAGAGACCCACTCCCCTGTTGTCCTCCAATAAAAATGTGTAAATCAACTCCCCCAAGAAGATGTGGATCTTTAGAGCAGTGCATAGGCCAACACCAAAGAAAAGATTTGAACATTCTCTAAAGTAGGTACATAGCTTAGAGCTACTCTCaggttcctggagagctgcttgGAGCCCAGAGTGACTCCACCCCCACAGCCCTGACAGTCATTCTGTTCTCCCCTCCTTGACTTGGCACAAGCTTGTTACTTTCATAGCTTTCCAGTCCAGTGCCCTTCACCAGGAGGGGGAACTTTCAGGACAAAGTCCTCTCATGATACATAAGGCAGACCAACCCAGCTCCCACTTCCTCCGTGCCCTCTTGCCCGTTTTTACTCTCCCTCCCAGACCTGAAGCCCAAACACCTACCTCACATCCACCCTGCTGAGTCTCCAGCAAAAAGCAGTGCAATTTAGGCAAGCTGGACCCATCTCTCCAAGTATACACAGTCcaaatagaaatgttttcattggTTTATAGGTTCCAAAATGCCTTCTACATATCCATTCTATGACCTTGCTGGACTTGAATATGCCCAGGCTATAAGTGCCTTCATCCACCAGTCGAGTGCTGGGATCCTCAGGAGCCACTTTTATATTAAGGGAGTGTCAAGGGTTGAAGAAAAGACTAATGACACGGGCCGAAATGGCTGCTTCAGAGACTCTGAAACAGATGTTTCCCCAGCCCCACCAGTAGAAGgacaagacagacacacagccgGGAAGAGGTGGTCCCTATTTAGCCCAAAGTCCAGAGCAGCAAAGGCAAATCCACTCCAGCCCAAATGACGTTGTTAGATTTCATCTCCACCTGGGTCACCGCTGCCTAGCTGCGCCAAGTGCCTCTTCCTGGTTTCCACATGGTAGCAAGTGGGGAGGTAGAAGCAGTCTTATTTCAGATTGCAGTACAGATACATGGATACAATCATGGCAGCCAGCTGGTGGGGAGGAACAGCGAGACATGAAAGGCCATGACTGAGATCAAGGATTGGCTTCCTGCCCACCCTGAATAGCCTACATGAAACAGTGCTTTCTCCATGGTAGAGGACATGCTTGGCATCCATAGgcctctgggttcagtcctcagctccagaatgaaaacacaagaaatccTCCTTCTCTAGAGAAGCCTCTGAGATGGGCTAATCTGTACAGGTCTAGTGGAGACTGATGATAcccaggtccagtctcctctctgACTTACCTCCAGGGCCGCAATTCCAACTGCcacaccacccacagtgaccGCATTGGTTCTGATGTCATGCAGAAGCTGTTTGAAACAacccttgggggaggggagaaagtaTTTATAGCTGACTGCCCTACCTCTGACCCATTTACTTTTACTGTAAGGCCATTAAAACAATCCCttccatgccaggcagtggtggtgcacgcctttaatcccagcactcaggaggcagaggcaggtggacctcttgagttcaaggccatcctggtctacagagagagtttcaggatagccagggccacccagagaaaccctgtcttgaaaaataaaaaaaagtaacccCACCCTTCCACGTCAGCCCATACCTGTACGTGTGTTTCTCTGGCCTTCTCCTCGGTACACGGCCCCTCGGTGCTATTGCTCGGCTTGCCACAACAGTAAGAAGGAAAGACCTTATTCTCTTCGACGAAATGTGAGCCGTTAAAATCTGTATAGTTGTTGAAACCACAGCACTTCAGCTGCAGACAAAATAGGATTGGTGATTGACGGGCCCGAGGTCTGTTGTTTTCCTCTCCACTCCCAAATCCTCCCAGCCCACCTTACCCCGTCCATGGTAGAGTTCCACACTTGGGTGAATTCAGTCTGGGAACCATAGTCTTTCTTGATGGCAGGCACCACCAGCAAGGTCAGGAATTGTTCTGCCTGGATGGGTCGGGCCAATGTTAAGAGACTGGTGGGGGAAGAAGCCATTCACAGGGCACCACCCACTTCTTGGGGCTTTGGTTAGTTGTTCTCCCTTGCCCCATCCCCGTGCCTCACCATTGTGGTATACACCaaagcaaccacagctgctgcaaGCTCAGCgatgaagaggatgaggaggatgacAAAGAACTGGGGGGAGACAAGGAAGTACACTTTAGGGAGATGCGCCTTCCTTGCCCTACCCACCCCATGAAAGAGGCAGGAGATCCCCATGGTGAGGCTCCCAGAATCCCCAGAGGCTGGTGTCAGGGATGAAGGAACCCTTGGTTGTGGTTGGGGGGCTGGGTATGACACACCATCATGAGCGCACACTTGCTCTCAGAGTGAGCACCGTAGCAGCCCAGGAAACCAAGGACAAAGAGGACAGCACCAGCCGCGATGAGGAAGTAGCCCACGTTGACGAACTGCATGGCACTTGATGACAGTGGCCCAAAGATCTTCAGGAAGGATGTCCCATCGACGGACACCCAGATTCCCACAGCCAACAGGGCCGCACCACACAGCTGGGGGAAGAAGTCAGTCTTTGAGACAGTGCTAGTAATGGTTCCCTTTTTCACCGTCAAGTCTGGAAACTTTCCCTTGACTAGGGAATCTAACTACCTATTGTGTGTGGAGGGAAACATTAACTAGTACCAGAAAGATGGGAACTGGGACACATAAATTCACCAGTCTGTTCACCTGGGAAGATAAAAATGAGACCAGGGGTTCTAGAAATATCCACAGGCTGGGAAGAGGCCCaaaactttcccttttctgtagtCAGGGTCCTGCCGTATAGGAATGAAAACAGGTCTAGTCACTCATACTTGGGCTGTGGGTGCCTACAATAACtctgtttctggtacatggaagCAGGCGGGTGGTAGTGTTGAGCTGGCTCAACAGTCACTATAGTAACAGCAGGGTGAGGCTTCCACCTGCTTGAAACCTTGAAACGGGCGGAGGTTGAGAGGTTCATCTACCCAAAGGCCCTATTTGATTTCTCTTCAGGGTGGAATCAGCTGCCAGACTCACTTCTTTTTTCACTTAGACCACTGCCTGACAAGTAGAAACTGAGAAAACAGAGGTTGAACCCAACTGCAGCTTCTCCTCTTCAAGAAACTGATTGAACCTAAGGTTTCAGAGGTGATCTTGAGGCTCTGAGGGGGTTCAGTGGAGGCTCTGGTCCCACAGCTCCTAGCAAACTCTTTGCTGACCCCAGGGCTTCGGTGGATCAGCACTGGACACTGATTTGTGCCCAGCTCCCCATGTCCAGCTAAGGAACCGAGTCTGGGGTGAGGGTAAAGAGATATATATTGTGGCTGTATCCCAGGATGTTTGCTTAAGGACAAGAGAGCTGGGCTCCTAGCCTACAGGGTCAAATTTCAAGGAGCCTGGCTTTCCTACCTTGTTCTGCCCAGTCTGGCAAGGCCTGGGCAACAGAGAACAGAAACCAAACTGGATTTGCCTTTAACCCTTTCAGGCCAGAGTCGTGGCTCTCCCAATTGTTGAAATCTTGGTACTTCCTTCAGTTATATGAATAAAATCTAATTCAAGGCAGCCAAAGGAAGTCCAAGGTACAGACCACACTGGAGTCAGAGACTATCTACTCTTTGcccaatttctctttttctttctttctttctctcttccttccttccttcttttctttttagctttttgagacagggtttctctgtagccctggctgtcctagaactca is a genomic window containing:
- the Tspan1 gene encoding tetraspanin-1 isoform X1, with product MQCFKFIKVMMFLFNLIIFLCGAALLAVGIWVSVDGTSFLKIFGPLSSSAMQFVNVGYFLIAAGAVLFVLGFLGCYGAHSESKCALMMFFVILLILFIAELAAAVVALVYTTMAEQFLTLLVVPAIKKDYGSQTEFTQVWNSTMDGLKCCGFNNYTDFNGSHFVEENKVFPSYCCGKPSNSTEGPCTEEKARETHVQGCFKQLLHDIRTNAVTVGGVAVGIAALELAAMIVSMYLYCNLK
- the Tspan1 gene encoding tetraspanin-1 isoform X2; protein product: MQCFKFIKVMMFLFNLIIFLCGAALLAVGIWVSVDGTSFLKIFGPLSSSAMQFVNVGYFLIAAGAVLFVLGFLGCYGAHSESKCALMMFFVILLILFIAELAAAVVALVYTTMAEQFLTLLVVPAIKKDYGSQTEFTQVWNSTMDGLKCCGFNNYTDFNGSHFVEENKVFPSYCCGKPSNSTEGPCTEEKARETHVQLAAMIVSMYLYCNLK